GATCACAAAAGCCACGACCGTAAAGCCCATCACCTGGCGCACATGGAGTTTGGCGATGGCCAGTAGCGGCAGCAGCCAGAACGGCTGGATCATGTTCGCCACGCCCTCACCGACGGCGACGGCCATGGAGATCAACCCGAGGTAGGCGGGTGAGTGCTGGCCGATCGCCAGTGCCGAGTCGACGGCGATCGGGCCCTGCACCGCCCAATGACCTCCTCCGGATGGCACGAACAGGCTGATGATCACCGAGCCGATGAACGTCAGGAAGGGCAGCGTGTACTGCGTCGCGCCGTTCACCAGCGTCTGGGCCAGCAGTGTCTGCAGCGGCGTGGAGTCCTCGGCGCCCTGATACGCCAGCAGACCGACCAGGCCGCCGTACAGCGGGTATTGCAGCAGCAGTGGGCCAGACACCTTCGCGGCGCCGGTGAACGCCCGGATGAAGCGGATCGGTGTGCGGTGCAGCAGCGCACTGGTGATGGTGAACAGCATGATCATCGAGGAGATGTTCAGCGCCATACCACTCATCACGAAATACCCGACACCCGCGACGAACACGAGCACGTTGAGGATCCATTGGTTTTCCAGCCATTCGGCGAACGTCTTGCCGCTCTGCGGCTCGACCAGCTGTTCTTCGTCTTCGAACACGGCGGTATCCGGCGCAAGGGCGGCGGATGGCTCCATCCGCCATACCGCGAGCGCGAGCGCCGCCAGCACGATGATCGCCGCCAGCCAGCTGTAGGGCTGGAAGATGGTCTGGCTCAACGGCACGGTGAATCCGGCGATCTTGTGGATCACGTTGATGGGGCTGCTGGCATCGGTGTTCGCCAGCGCTATCGACGATGACAGTCCCTGTGTCCAGACGATGAAGCCCATGAACGCCGCGGCGATCAGGTAGCCGAAATGCGAGTCGGGGAAACGGCGTGCGACCTGCCGGGCGACCAGTGCACCGGCCACCAGCCCGAGGCCCCAGTTCACCAGGGACAGAACGGCGCTCACGGTGAAACACAGCAGCGCCCCCTGCACCTGATTTCGGGGTGTTCCCGCGACGCGGACGATGGCCCGCTTGAGCACCGGCGCCTCGGCCAGTGTGTAGCCCGTCACAAGGATCAGCACCATCTGAAAGGCGAACGTGAAGATGTTCTCCCGCCCCCACACCCCGCTGTACCAGGCGGTCAACATGCCCGAAGCCGATGCTCCGCGCACCAGCACAGCGACCATGCCGGCGACGATGATCGTGAGGATCACCGCGAACAGATAGGGATCCGGCATCAGGCGTTCGACGTAGCGGACGCTCAGCCCGGTGAGCGATTGGATGACACCCCGACGTTTGACCTGGTGCGCCGAGCGCGTCGTCATGGCGTTGCCCCTTCCCTCGAACCGCTCGCACGGCGCCAGTTGAGCAGGCGCTCATCCTGTCATCGCTTCAGCACATGGTGGCGTGCAGGGCGGCTCCGGTCATCGCCGCGAGGGCCGCCGCCTTCGCGCTGGAGGGAAGCTACGACGTCGCCCGTCAATCCCGCGGAGACACCGGCGCCTGCGCGAGCGCGGCGGCGATGTCGTCCAGCGCACGTCCGGCGTCGTCGAAGGGCCCGCGGATGAACTCGTGGATCATGCCGTCGTAGCGATTGACGGTGGTGCGAACCCCGGCCTCCCGCAGTCGCGCGCCGTACTGCTCGCCCTCGTCGCGTAGCGCGTCGAACTCGGCGGTGACGATGAATGCCGGTGGGAGGTCTTCCAGGTTGGGGGCCAGCAGCGGCGAGACATGCGGGTCGAGCTTCTCGTGCTCGCCGGTGAGGTAGTGGTCCATGAACCAATGCTGGGTCGCCCGGCTGATGTTGCCGTACTTGCCCGCGAACTCCCGGATCGAGACGTTCGATCGCCGGAAATCCACGTCGGGGTAGATCAGTACCTGGTGTGCGATCACCGGACCGCCGGCGTCGCGTGCCATCAGGGCGACAACGGCGGCCAGGTTCCCGCCGGCGCTGTCCCCGGCGACCGCGATGTCGGCGCCGTCGCCCCCGAACGTGGTGGCATTGTCGGCCACCCACGTCGTCGCAGCGAAGGCCGCGTTGATCGCGGCCGG
This is a stretch of genomic DNA from Mycolicibacter terrae. It encodes these proteins:
- a CDS encoding alpha/beta hydrolase, which produces MPLHPQVRAHLERLADSNFANLHAFAPDQVRQGMRLMTPALGEGQAVASVRDRVISTQSGDLPIRIYHPRPDESRPVIVFFHGGGFVLGDLDTHDELARSLANRCGRVVVSVDYPLAPEHKYPAAINAAFAATTWVADNATTFGGDGADIAVAGDSAGGNLAAVVALMARDAGGPVIAHQVLIYPDVDFRRSNVSIREFAGKYGNISRATQHWFMDHYLTGEHEKLDPHVSPLLAPNLEDLPPAFIVTAEFDALRDEGEQYGARLREAGVRTTVNRYDGMIHEFIRGPFDDAGRALDDIAAALAQAPVSPRD
- a CDS encoding TIGR00366 family protein; translated protein: MTTRSAHQVKRRGVIQSLTGLSVRYVERLMPDPYLFAVILTIIVAGMVAVLVRGASASGMLTAWYSGVWGRENIFTFAFQMVLILVTGYTLAEAPVLKRAIVRVAGTPRNQVQGALLCFTVSAVLSLVNWGLGLVAGALVARQVARRFPDSHFGYLIAAAFMGFIVWTQGLSSSIALANTDASSPINVIHKIAGFTVPLSQTIFQPYSWLAAIIVLAALALAVWRMEPSAALAPDTAVFEDEEQLVEPQSGKTFAEWLENQWILNVLVFVAGVGYFVMSGMALNISSMIMLFTITSALLHRTPIRFIRAFTGAAKVSGPLLLQYPLYGGLVGLLAYQGAEDSTPLQTLLAQTLVNGATQYTLPFLTFIGSVIISLFVPSGGGHWAVQGPIAVDSALAIGQHSPAYLGLISMAVAVGEGVANMIQPFWLLPLLAIAKLHVRQVMGFTVVAFVIGLAVLGTMTLIAPWVM